One Antarctobacter heliothermus DNA segment encodes these proteins:
- a CDS encoding DUF4170 domain-containing protein, translating into MQRLHLVFGGELVDPTKTVFKDVNDLHVVGIFPNYQEAYNAWKAEAQRTVDNAHMRYFIAHLHRLRQEGEEASSTEELG; encoded by the coding sequence ATGCAACGCCTGCACCTCGTCTTCGGCGGTGAACTCGTCGACCCGACAAAAACCGTCTTCAAGGACGTCAACGATCTGCATGTCGTCGGCATCTTTCCGAACTACCAAGAGGCCTACAACGCCTGGAAGGCAGAGGCGCAGCGCACCGTCGACAACGCCCACATGCGCTATTTCATCGCCCATCTGCATCGCCTGCGCCAAGAGGGCGAAGAGGCTTCCTCGACCGAGGAACTGGGCTGA
- a CDS encoding 3'(2'),5'-bisphosphate nucleotidase CysQ gives MPANDLALLIDAARQAGDIARSFVGGPLDVQFKAADDSPVTKADLAVNTHLTQVLRDARPHYAWFSEETPDDTARLSAKRVFIVDPIDGTRSFIEGDKTWAHALAVVEDGRTTAAVIYLPMMDKLYSARLGGGAFLNDQSISADTVTTPEAAQVLATRASLNPEWWPGGIPDMRRSFRPSLSYRQSLVAEGRYDAMFTFRPTWEWDIAAGALILSEAGATITDRRGAPLRFNAAHPQADGLVAANPRLHAALLNRLP, from the coding sequence TTGCCGGCGAATGACCTCGCGCTGCTGATCGACGCCGCACGGCAGGCGGGCGACATTGCCCGCAGTTTTGTCGGCGGCCCTCTGGATGTTCAGTTCAAGGCAGCAGACGACAGTCCGGTGACCAAGGCCGACTTGGCGGTCAATACCCACCTGACGCAGGTATTGCGCGACGCGCGGCCCCACTATGCATGGTTCAGCGAGGAAACTCCTGACGACACCGCGCGCCTCTCGGCGAAACGGGTCTTTATCGTCGACCCGATCGACGGCACCCGCTCTTTCATAGAAGGCGACAAGACCTGGGCCCATGCGCTTGCCGTGGTTGAAGATGGCCGGACCACCGCTGCCGTCATCTACCTGCCAATGATGGACAAACTCTATTCCGCGCGCCTTGGCGGCGGTGCCTTCCTGAACGACCAATCCATCTCCGCAGACACCGTCACGACGCCCGAGGCGGCACAAGTGCTGGCCACCCGCGCCAGCCTCAATCCGGAATGGTGGCCCGGGGGCATCCCGGACATGCGCCGCAGCTTCAGGCCTTCGCTCTCCTACCGTCAGAGCCTGGTGGCCGAGGGCCGCTACGACGCCATGTTCACCTTCCGACCAACCTGGGAATGGGACATCGCTGCTGGCGCGCTGATCCTGTCAGAGGCAGGCGCAACGATCACCGACCGGCGCGGCGCTCCCCTGCGGTTTAACGCGGCCCACCCCCAGGCCGACGGGCTGGTCGCTGCAAACCCCCGCCTGCACGCAGCACTGCTGAACCGTCTTCCCTGA